A window of Lacibacter sediminis contains these coding sequences:
- a CDS encoding MerC domain-containing protein — MRINWEALGIAASVACAIHCAVVPLFITSLPLFGINIIHNVFVEILLLGTAFVIGFSTLWHGYKKHHHHWGTLVPFSIGMLLFTLNQFIKFPYSSFVFVIPAVALIITAHILNHRFCRKANHCHTTDCNH, encoded by the coding sequence ATGCGTATTAATTGGGAAGCCTTGGGAATCGCCGCATCTGTAGCCTGTGCTATCCACTGTGCTGTAGTGCCCTTATTTATCACCAGCCTTCCTCTTTTCGGGATCAACATCATCCACAATGTGTTTGTGGAAATACTTTTATTAGGAACAGCCTTTGTGATCGGTTTCTCAACGTTGTGGCATGGTTATAAAAAACACCATCATCATTGGGGAACGCTCGTTCCTTTCTCAATTGGTATGTTACTGTTTACGCTTAACCAGTTTATAAAATTTCCTTATTCTTCATTTGTTTTTGTGATACCGGCAGTTGCGTTGATCATTACTGCACACATTCTCAATCATCGTTTTTGCAGAAAAGCAAATCATTGTCATACCACAGATTGTAATCACTGA
- a CDS encoding DUF3817 domain-containing protein, translating to MNLKPIQLLRKTGIAEGISFLVLLLIAMPLKYIFDLPLAVKYVGWAHGLLFVVYVALAFYVKEVYNWPFKKFLFAFIAAWLPLGTFVYDKQLKKEEQLLASNK from the coding sequence ATGAATCTGAAACCGATCCAACTTTTACGCAAAACAGGAATTGCAGAAGGTATTTCTTTTTTAGTATTGCTTTTAATTGCCATGCCCTTGAAATACATATTCGACCTGCCACTGGCAGTTAAGTATGTCGGTTGGGCACATGGTTTATTGTTTGTAGTGTATGTTGCACTGGCTTTTTATGTAAAAGAAGTGTACAACTGGCCCTTCAAAAAATTTCTGTTTGCTTTTATTGCTGCATGGTTGCCGCTTGGAACGTTTGTTTATGATAAGCAATTGAAAAAAGAAGAGCAGCTGCTTGCATCAAACAAATAA
- a CDS encoding amidase: MRTSFFFFLICILSSTLSAQQKDTISKEDLKIAAKVIGLDFTEPERDSMLRDVRDNYTEYARMRSLPLNNNVPMSLWQSPVLPGMQFDTKQLPVQWNIPVNVNLPLNKADLAFYNILQLATLIKNKKITSVDLTKFFIERIRKYGDTLQCVISVTEEIAMQQARAADAEIAKGKYRGPLHGIPYGLKDLFAVKGTKTTWGATPYKDQTIEEDSYVCTKLKDAGAVLIAKFTLGALAMGDWWFGGRTKNPWNLNFGSSGSSAGSASATVAGLVPFAIGTETLGSIISPSTVCGATGLRPTFGSISRSGAMTLSWSLDKAGPICRSAEDAAVVFNYIHGTDGKDPGAVNMPFNYSVKKDIKKLRIGYAKNFFDRIRDTSANEWKVLKAFEQMGIKLIPVNFPDSAAYPFDIVGITIGAESAAAFDELTRTDMDDLLTRQNKNDWPNSFRTARLIPAVEYINANRHRYLLMQHMKTFFETVDIVITPTYGGRQLAITNLTGHPALVMPTGFNQRKLPTSITLVGKLYDEATLLQVGKAFQLATGWDDVHPEMFKQ, from the coding sequence ATGAGAACGTCATTCTTCTTTTTTCTTATCTGTATATTATCATCTACCCTTTCAGCACAACAAAAAGATACCATCAGCAAAGAAGATCTGAAGATCGCTGCGAAAGTAATTGGTCTTGATTTTACAGAACCTGAACGTGACAGTATGTTGCGTGATGTGAGAGATAATTACACGGAGTATGCAAGGATGCGTAGCCTTCCGCTCAATAACAATGTGCCCATGAGTCTTTGGCAAAGTCCCGTGCTGCCTGGTATGCAGTTCGATACAAAGCAATTGCCTGTCCAATGGAATATTCCTGTTAATGTAAACTTGCCCTTAAACAAAGCTGATCTTGCTTTTTATAATATTCTGCAATTAGCAACACTTATCAAAAACAAAAAGATCACATCTGTTGATCTGACAAAATTTTTTATTGAACGTATCCGTAAGTATGGCGACACCTTACAATGTGTGATTTCTGTAACAGAGGAAATTGCTATGCAACAAGCCAGAGCTGCTGATGCAGAAATAGCAAAAGGAAAATACCGTGGACCATTGCATGGTATCCCCTACGGATTAAAAGATCTGTTTGCGGTAAAAGGAACTAAAACTACATGGGGTGCCACGCCTTACAAAGACCAAACAATTGAAGAAGACAGTTATGTGTGCACAAAACTAAAAGATGCAGGTGCAGTTTTAATAGCCAAGTTTACTCTCGGCGCTTTAGCAATGGGCGATTGGTGGTTTGGTGGTCGTACAAAAAATCCCTGGAATCTCAACTTCGGTTCATCAGGTTCATCTGCAGGTTCAGCTTCTGCAACAGTAGCGGGGCTCGTGCCATTTGCAATTGGCACAGAAACATTAGGGTCAATTATTTCACCCTCTACTGTTTGTGGCGCAACAGGTTTGCGACCAACATTCGGCAGCATCAGCAGAAGTGGAGCAATGACACTTTCATGGAGTCTTGATAAAGCCGGACCTATTTGTCGCAGTGCAGAAGACGCTGCTGTTGTGTTCAACTATATTCATGGAACCGATGGCAAAGATCCCGGTGCAGTGAATATGCCGTTCAATTACAGTGTAAAAAAAGATATCAAAAAACTCCGCATCGGTTATGCAAAGAATTTTTTCGATCGCATTCGTGATACAAGTGCAAATGAATGGAAAGTGTTGAAAGCATTTGAACAAATGGGCATCAAACTCATTCCTGTTAATTTCCCCGACAGCGCAGCTTATCCTTTCGACATTGTTGGTATTACCATTGGTGCAGAGAGTGCTGCTGCATTTGATGAGTTAACAAGAACAGATATGGATGATCTGTTAACCCGTCAAAACAAAAATGATTGGCCCAATTCTTTCCGCACTGCAAGATTAATTCCTGCAGTAGAATATATCAATGCAAATCGTCATCGCTATTTGTTGATGCAACACATGAAAACATTTTTTGAAACGGTTGATATTGTTATCACCCCCACCTATGGCGGTCGTCAATTGGCTATTACAAATCTTACAGGTCATCCTGCATTGGTAATGCCAACAGGTTTTAACCAACGTAAACTTCCAACAAGTATTACTTTGGTTGGCAAGTTGTATGATGAAGCAACATTATTACAAGTAGGAAAGGCGTTTCAACTGGCGACCGGTTGGGATGATGTACATCCGGAAATGTTTAAGCAGTAA
- a CDS encoding esterase family protein: MQRELSGWYSPALNKEMPIATYGHYGFALLMVPTAAADYLEYERFQLMDTLRPWVEAGKVKIFSVNSINTESWMHNEMEGAHKAIRHNQFNEYIFNEVVPFIKTSTSFDTPIITCGASFGALHSMNLFLKRPDLINGVIAMSGVYDLMEYSKGHYDEQVYYNSPMHYMPNLTDHAVLEQIRQSNHIHIFSGSGAYEDPSSSGRFAKILYDKGINYELDIWGEEWPHDWNTWRSLLPHYLETRF, from the coding sequence ATGCAGAGAGAATTATCCGGATGGTACAGCCCGGCTTTGAATAAAGAAATGCCCATTGCTACTTACGGTCATTATGGGTTTGCATTATTGATGGTGCCAACTGCTGCGGCCGACTACTTAGAGTATGAGCGTTTTCAATTGATGGATACATTGCGTCCGTGGGTAGAAGCAGGTAAGGTGAAAATATTTTCTGTAAACAGCATCAATACAGAAAGCTGGATGCACAATGAAATGGAAGGCGCACATAAGGCCATCCGACATAACCAGTTCAACGAATATATTTTTAATGAAGTGGTGCCGTTCATCAAAACAAGCACATCATTCGATACTCCAATTATCACCTGCGGTGCATCATTCGGCGCATTGCACAGTATGAATTTATTTTTAAAACGTCCTGATTTGATCAATGGTGTAATTGCCATGAGTGGCGTATATGATCTGATGGAATACAGTAAAGGACATTATGATGAACAGGTGTATTACAATAGCCCAATGCATTACATGCCCAACTTAACTGATCATGCAGTATTGGAACAGATTCGCCAAAGCAATCATATTCATATTTTCAGTGGAAGTGGTGCGTATGAAGATCCTTCAAGCAGCGGACGTTTTGCAAAAATTCTTTACGACAAAGGCATTAATTACGAATTAGACATCTGGGGCGAAGAATGGCCACACGACTGGAATACATGGCGTTCATTGTTGCCGCACTATCTCGAAACGAGGTTTTAA
- a CDS encoding ferritin, giving the protein MLSPKIEKALNEQVLLEAESSQIYLAMASWAEVEGYSGIAAFLYKHSDEERLHMLKLVKFINERGGHGVIPQLKAPSTKYKGVRELFQQVHDHEILVSKEINRLVDICLKEKDYTTHNFLQWYVSEQIEEESLARHIMDKLKLIGADKSGLYMFDRDVSMMGSPAAGGGAGKH; this is encoded by the coding sequence ATGCTATCCCCAAAAATTGAAAAAGCGCTTAACGAGCAGGTTTTGCTCGAAGCAGAATCATCCCAGATCTATTTAGCCATGGCAAGCTGGGCAGAAGTGGAAGGGTACAGCGGTATAGCGGCCTTCCTATATAAACACAGCGACGAGGAACGTCTTCACATGTTGAAACTGGTGAAGTTCATTAATGAACGGGGCGGCCACGGCGTTATTCCGCAATTAAAAGCACCTTCAACCAAGTACAAAGGTGTGCGGGAATTATTTCAGCAGGTACATGATCATGAAATACTGGTAAGTAAAGAGATCAACAGGCTGGTTGATATTTGTTTGAAAGAAAAAGATTACACCACGCATAATTTTCTGCAATGGTATGTGAGTGAACAGATCGAAGAAGAATCACTCGCAAGACATATCATGGACAAATTGAAATTGATAGGTGCAGATAAGAGTGGTTTGTACATGTTCGACCGTGATGTATCAATGATGGGCAGCCCTGCAGCAGGTGGTGGAGCAGGTAAACATTAA
- a CDS encoding NifU family protein: MIQTGNPVISIYTEMTPNPETMKFVANKLLYPGKSIDFPEVATADASPLAQELFGFPFVKAVFIASNFVTLTRSTPDTDWQELIPTIRQFLKDYLEEGKPVIDESKIVEPVKDEVVLSGDESDVVKRIQEILENYVKPAVEMDGGAIQFKSFKDGKVNLALQGSCSGCPSSMITLKAGIEGMMKRMIPEVEEVVAEAE; this comes from the coding sequence ATGATACAAACAGGTAATCCCGTTATCAGCATCTATACAGAAATGACGCCAAACCCGGAAACAATGAAGTTTGTGGCAAACAAACTCCTGTATCCCGGCAAAAGCATCGATTTTCCTGAAGTAGCAACAGCAGACGCTTCTCCACTGGCACAGGAACTCTTTGGCTTTCCGTTTGTGAAAGCTGTGTTCATCGCCAGCAATTTTGTAACACTCACACGTTCAACACCCGATACTGATTGGCAGGAACTTATCCCGACCATTCGCCAGTTTTTGAAAGATTACCTCGAAGAAGGTAAGCCTGTAATTGATGAATCGAAGATCGTGGAGCCTGTAAAGGACGAAGTGGTGTTGAGTGGCGATGAAAGCGATGTGGTAAAACGCATTCAGGAAATTCTTGAGAACTATGTGAAGCCAGCGGTTGAAATGGACGGCGGTGCTATCCAGTTCAAAAGTTTCAAAGATGGTAAAGTGAACCTAGCGTTGCAGGGAAGTTGCAGCGGATGCCCGTCTTCAATGATCACGTTGAAAGCAGGTATTGAAGGAATGATGAAGCGTATGATCCCTGAAGTGGAAGAAGTAGTGGCAGAGGCGGAGTAA
- a CDS encoding cupin domain-containing protein, producing MEKVNLAENFNLFTEHWSPQIAGELNGQHVKLVKFKGPFTWHHHDREDELFYVVKGSFDMELRDKTITINEGEFIIIPKGVEHRPNAKEEVHVLLFEPATTLNTGNVENEFTKKELGRL from the coding sequence ATGGAAAAAGTAAATCTTGCAGAAAATTTTAACCTGTTTACCGAACACTGGAGCCCGCAAATTGCAGGTGAGTTAAACGGACAGCATGTAAAACTGGTGAAGTTCAAAGGGCCATTCACATGGCATCATCATGATCGTGAAGATGAACTGTTTTATGTTGTGAAGGGAAGTTTTGATATGGAGTTGAGAGATAAAACGATCACCATTAACGAGGGAGAATTTATTATTATTCCAAAAGGTGTTGAACATCGGCCCAATGCAAAAGAAGAAGTGCATGTGCTGTTGTTTGAACCTGCAACTACGTTGAATACGGGTAATGTGGAAAATGAGTTTACGAAGAAAGAGTTGGGAAGGCTGTGA
- a CDS encoding OsmC family protein has protein sequence MIRHATAVWNGSGKEGNGHLTTQSTVLTDTQYSYLSRFESGVGTNPEELVAAAHAGCFSMKLSFVLGAAGFTPEKIDTKCEITFIDGTLSKSHLIVSASVPGIDDAKFQECVKDAEANCPISKLLGKGLEISSTATLVA, from the coding sequence ATGATACGTCACGCAACAGCCGTTTGGAATGGCTCAGGTAAAGAAGGTAACGGACACCTCACTACACAAAGCACCGTTTTAACCGATACACAATATTCTTACCTCTCCCGTTTTGAAAGCGGTGTTGGTACTAATCCGGAAGAGTTAGTAGCAGCTGCACATGCCGGTTGTTTTAGTATGAAATTGAGTTTTGTATTGGGTGCTGCAGGATTTACACCTGAAAAAATAGACACCAAATGTGAGATCACTTTTATTGATGGAACATTATCTAAATCACATCTCATTGTATCGGCTTCTGTACCGGGTATTGATGATGCAAAATTCCAGGAGTGTGTGAAAGATGCTGAAGCAAATTGTCCTATTTCAAAATTATTAGGAAAAGGCTTAGAGATCAGCAGCACAGCAACTCTGGTAGCATAA
- a CDS encoding saccharopine dehydrogenase family protein, with protein MTIAVLGAGMVGRAIALDLSTVFDVTSFDMSQQNLQLLQHKSTNIKTVVADLRNTVPYSSFLEPFDIVVTAVPGFMGFETLKAVIDAGKNVADISFFPEDALQLDALAKEKNVTAIVDCGVAPGMSNWIIGRYNAEMKIDSFEIYVGGLPLHPQPPFFYKAPFSPIDVIEEYTRPARLKENGVIITKPALTDRRMMQFDGVGTLESFNTDGLRSLLFTMPHIPTQIEQTLRYPGHIDLVIALKQSGFFSEEKITVDGKELSPMQFTSKLLINEWKLGETEEELTVMKVTLHGEGKTIEYNLLDKFDAATQTSSMARTTGYACSAAVHLLVNNMVTKKGVFPPELLGDDKTCFDFVLNYLLERNVNWVKKTS; from the coding sequence ATGACGATTGCTGTTCTTGGTGCAGGCATGGTGGGCCGTGCTATTGCACTTGATCTTTCCACCGTATTTGATGTTACATCTTTTGATATGAGTCAACAAAACCTTCAACTCTTACAACATAAATCAACAAACATAAAAACAGTTGTTGCCGATCTGCGAAACACTGTACCTTATTCCTCTTTTTTGGAACCTTTTGATATTGTTGTAACGGCCGTGCCCGGTTTTATGGGTTTTGAAACGTTGAAAGCGGTGATCGATGCAGGTAAGAATGTTGCAGATATTTCTTTCTTTCCTGAAGATGCTTTGCAATTAGATGCATTGGCAAAAGAAAAAAATGTAACCGCTATTGTTGATTGTGGTGTTGCACCGGGCATGAGTAACTGGATCATCGGCCGCTACAATGCAGAAATGAAAATAGATTCATTTGAAATTTATGTTGGTGGATTGCCATTGCATCCACAACCACCTTTCTTTTACAAAGCACCTTTCTCGCCCATTGATGTAATTGAAGAATATACCAGGCCCGCACGTTTGAAAGAAAACGGAGTGATAATAACCAAGCCTGCATTAACCGACCGCAGAATGATGCAATTTGATGGCGTAGGCACACTCGAATCATTTAATACAGACGGTTTACGTTCCTTATTATTTACCATGCCGCATATTCCCACGCAGATTGAACAAACTCTTCGTTATCCGGGACATATCGATCTCGTTATTGCACTGAAGCAAAGTGGTTTTTTCAGTGAAGAAAAAATAACGGTTGACGGAAAAGAACTGTCGCCAATGCAATTCACGTCGAAACTGTTGATCAACGAATGGAAATTGGGCGAAACAGAAGAAGAACTTACGGTTATGAAAGTTACGCTGCATGGCGAAGGAAAAACGATTGAATACAACCTGCTCGATAAATTTGATGCGGCCACACAAACTTCTTCCATGGCACGCACAACCGGTTATGCCTGCTCTGCAGCTGTTCATTTATTAGTCAACAACATGGTAACAAAGAAAGGTGTGTTTCCGCCCGAGTTGTTGGGCGATGATAAAACCTGTTTTGATTTTGTATTGAACTATTTACTTGAAAGAAATGTGAACTGGGTAAAGAAAACCTCCTGA
- the pnuC gene encoding nicotinamide riboside transporter PnuC — MIDTIWQQFVEGMKHTTVFEYIAVASGIASVWYSRKENILVYPVGLISTVIYIWLSFKGHLFGEAAVNFYYTVMSIYGWWLWAKKDQNHQQILHISYSNTRWIIYQLLFFAGFYLALYISLYYLKQNFTPGAIPWADSLAAATAFTGMWLMAKKKIESWYWWIATNIASVPLYFVKQYVFTSVFYVVLLIMAFYGLAEWKRRVKLR; from the coding sequence ATGATCGATACTATCTGGCAGCAGTTTGTAGAGGGGATGAAGCATACAACAGTCTTTGAATACATTGCTGTGGCTTCTGGTATTGCAAGTGTATGGTATAGCCGCAAGGAAAATATTCTTGTATATCCTGTAGGGCTGATAAGTACCGTTATTTATATCTGGCTGAGTTTTAAAGGACACTTGTTTGGAGAAGCTGCCGTGAACTTTTACTATACAGTCATGAGTATTTATGGCTGGTGGTTATGGGCAAAAAAAGATCAGAATCATCAACAGATCTTGCATATCAGTTATTCAAATACCCGCTGGATTATTTATCAACTTTTGTTTTTCGCCGGTTTTTACCTTGCATTATACATTTCGTTGTATTATCTTAAACAGAACTTTACACCGGGTGCAATTCCCTGGGCCGACTCCCTTGCCGCAGCCACCGCATTTACAGGCATGTGGTTGATGGCAAAGAAGAAAATAGAAAGCTGGTATTGGTGGATAGCTACCAATATTGCTTCAGTTCCTCTGTACTTTGTGAAACAATATGTGTTTACCAGTGTATTTTATGTTGTGCTGTTGATCATGGCTTTTTATGGATTGGCAGAATGGAAGAGAAGAGTAAAATTACGATAG
- a CDS encoding AAA family ATPase, translating to MNFPKKVVLLGPESTGKSFLSERLAKHYQSVWCPEYAREYLLMLGRPYTADDLLVIAKNQTELAEKYTADALAKQVNTIFFDTDMHVMKVWSEVVFGSCDPWILQELKHQKYDLYLLCKPDIPWVEDELREYPEQKVRNDLFAVYKELLQQQTTAWSIVSGNFEERFNKAVKAVDALIR from the coding sequence ATGAATTTCCCGAAGAAAGTTGTTCTGCTCGGCCCGGAATCTACAGGTAAATCTTTTTTAAGTGAGCGTTTAGCGAAGCACTACCAATCTGTGTGGTGTCCTGAATATGCACGGGAATATTTACTGATGTTGGGACGGCCTTATACTGCGGATGATTTATTGGTGATCGCCAAAAATCAAACCGAGCTGGCAGAAAAATACACAGCTGATGCACTCGCAAAACAAGTAAACACAATCTTCTTTGATACAGATATGCATGTGATGAAAGTATGGAGCGAAGTGGTTTTTGGCTCCTGTGATCCATGGATACTACAGGAACTGAAACATCAGAAATACGATCTCTACCTTCTTTGCAAACCCGATATTCCCTGGGTGGAAGATGAATTGAGAGAATATCCCGAACAAAAAGTACGCAACGATCTGTTTGCCGTGTACAAGGAACTGTTACAGCAACAAACTACAGCATGGTCAATTGTAAGCGGAAATTTTGAGGAACGTTTCAATAAAGCAGTAAAAGCAGTAGATGCTTTAATTCGCTGA
- the mtgA gene encoding monofunctional biosynthetic peptidoglycan transglycosylase codes for MAAKKSNSSNRTFLQKTFRFLKRLFIVLFIAQFVYIILLKWIDPPITVTQLVSVIKGEGLKRDYISIEQMSSNARLAVIAEEDQLFPKHGGFDWKLIEKAMDHNEKKPTRIRGASTISQQTAKNVFLWQGRSWFRKGLEMYFTKMIEWIWGKKRILEVYLNVVEMGKGVYGIEAASRKFYSKPAIQLSRAEAAQIASSLRNPKKYTVKPLSKAVAIRSGWVLRQMNNLEGDEDIQQLIRDDVQPKKVTKKKRSAN; via the coding sequence ATGGCGGCAAAGAAATCCAATTCCTCCAACAGGACATTCCTTCAAAAAACGTTTCGTTTCCTGAAACGGTTGTTCATTGTTTTGTTTATTGCTCAGTTTGTTTACATCATTTTGCTGAAGTGGATCGATCCGCCCATTACTGTTACACAACTGGTGAGTGTAATTAAGGGCGAAGGGTTAAAGCGTGATTATATTTCTATTGAGCAAATGAGCAGCAATGCACGGCTGGCAGTTATTGCAGAAGAAGATCAGTTATTTCCTAAACATGGCGGGTTCGACTGGAAGCTGATTGAAAAAGCAATGGATCATAACGAAAAAAAACCAACACGTATTCGTGGTGCATCCACCATTTCACAGCAAACAGCCAAGAATGTTTTTTTATGGCAAGGCCGCAGCTGGTTCCGTAAAGGATTGGAAATGTACTTCACCAAAATGATCGAATGGATCTGGGGAAAGAAACGCATTCTTGAAGTTTATCTCAATGTAGTTGAGATGGGAAAAGGCGTGTATGGTATTGAAGCAGCTTCAAGAAAATTTTACAGCAAACCGGCCATACAACTTTCACGTGCTGAAGCAGCGCAAATAGCATCATCATTACGGAATCCCAAAAAGTATACTGTAAAGCCGTTGTCAAAAGCAGTGGCTATTCGTTCAGGATGGGTATTGCGGCAAATGAATAATCTGGAAGGCGATGAAGATATTCAGCAGTTGATTCGTGACGATGTGCAACCCAAAAAAGTAACGAAGAAAAAAAGATCAGCGAATTAA
- a CDS encoding LysE family translocator encodes MTEAIIKGLALGLLLAISMGPVIFSIIKQSISNGHRGGLAFVFGVSASDLTLVLVSNIFTELFNRLLKFEKVIGIGGSALLIGIGIYFLFFKKMQLNEMGDGIEMKRSAGDYVKIFFAGYFMNTLNPSVIAFWFTWATAFITIPVNERIATFAVCLSVVFVFDLLKVFLANKLRSRLTSRTITLINKVSGSILIVFGVVLIIGLLFYRK; translated from the coding sequence ATGACCGAAGCAATCATCAAGGGTTTGGCGTTAGGTTTATTGCTGGCCATCAGTATGGGCCCGGTTATTTTTTCTATTATTAAACAAAGCATCAGTAATGGCCATAGAGGCGGATTGGCATTTGTGTTTGGTGTATCGGCCAGTGATCTTACGCTTGTTCTTGTCAGCAATATTTTTACCGAACTGTTTAACCGCCTGTTGAAATTTGAAAAAGTAATTGGCATTGGCGGCAGCGCTTTGCTTATCGGCATTGGTATCTATTTTCTCTTCTTCAAAAAAATGCAGCTCAACGAAATGGGCGATGGCATTGAAATGAAACGCAGTGCAGGCGATTATGTAAAGATCTTTTTTGCCGGTTATTTTATGAATACACTTAACCCGAGTGTTATTGCCTTTTGGTTTACCTGGGCCACAGCTTTCATTACCATTCCGGTGAATGAGCGTATTGCCACTTTCGCTGTTTGTCTTTCGGTTGTATTCGTTTTTGATCTGCTGAAAGTATTTCTTGCAAATAAACTGCGGAGCAGACTCACCTCCAGAACTATTACCCTTATCAATAAAGTATCGGGTTCTATTCTGATTGTATTTGGAGTTGTACTGATCATCGGTCTTTTGTTCTACAGGAAATAA
- a CDS encoding GH3 family domain-containing protein encodes MSLIEINLPKSISKALNLPVNSPKRQQIKVLKKLLKKAKHTEFGQQYHFDEVLNSRHPGKRFQELVPVHDYNKIYKDWWHKTLEGNTDVCWPGKIKYFALSSGTSEAASKYIPITNDLMKGNRIAMIKQLISLRTYENLPVRSLGKGWLMLGGSTDLQKGPGYYAGDLSGITAKKMPFWFSPFYKPGKKIAKTKDWNIKLDYIVNEAPNWDIGFVVGVPAWIQMCMEMIIERYQLKNIHEIWPNLAFFVHGGVSFEPYKHGFEKLLGKPLIYIETYLASEGFIAYQSRQDAVGMRLVTNEHIFLEFVPFEDKNFDADGNITAKPEALMIHEVEEGKDYALLISTSAGTWRYLIGDTIRFTDKEKHEIVITGRTKHFLSLVGEHLSVDNMNKAIQVVSEDMNISIPEYTVVGEPHGNFFAHHWYVACDDRVNTEELRVAIDNALKEINDDYAVERGSALKDVFLDIMPESTFMEFMKLKGKIGAQHKFPRVLKGKMLADWQQFLTTGKL; translated from the coding sequence ATGTCATTAATTGAAATCAATCTCCCCAAGTCAATCAGCAAGGCGCTCAATTTGCCGGTCAATTCACCAAAACGCCAGCAAATCAAAGTGCTCAAAAAGCTGTTGAAAAAAGCGAAGCATACCGAATTTGGTCAGCAATATCATTTCGACGAAGTACTCAATAGCCGTCACCCCGGAAAACGTTTCCAGGAATTAGTGCCGGTTCATGATTATAATAAGATCTACAAAGATTGGTGGCATAAAACGCTGGAAGGTAATACCGATGTATGTTGGCCGGGCAAGATCAAATATTTTGCGCTCAGCTCCGGCACAAGTGAAGCTGCCAGCAAATACATTCCGATCACCAACGATCTCATGAAGGGCAACCGTATTGCCATGATCAAGCAGTTGATTTCTTTGCGTACTTATGAAAACTTACCGGTTCGTAGCTTGGGAAAAGGCTGGCTCATGTTGGGCGGCAGTACCGATCTGCAAAAAGGTCCGGGTTATTATGCAGGAGATCTCAGCGGTATTACGGCTAAAAAAATGCCTTTCTGGTTCAGCCCTTTTTACAAACCGGGTAAGAAAATCGCCAAAACAAAAGACTGGAACATTAAGCTCGATTATATTGTAAACGAAGCGCCCAACTGGGATATTGGTTTTGTGGTGGGTGTACCTGCATGGATACAGATGTGCATGGAAATGATCATTGAACGTTACCAGCTCAAGAATATCCATGAAATATGGCCCAACCTGGCCTTCTTTGTACATGGTGGCGTATCATTTGAACCATACAAGCACGGCTTTGAAAAACTCTTAGGCAAACCGCTTATTTATATTGAAACCTATTTGGCAAGCGAAGGATTTATTGCTTACCAAAGCAGACAGGATGCGGTGGGTATGCGTTTGGTCACGAACGAACACATCTTTCTTGAGTTTGTTCCGTTTGAAGATAAAAACTTTGATGCCGATGGAAATATTACAGCAAAGCCGGAAGCATTGATGATCCATGAAGTAGAAGAAGGAAAGGATTATGCATTACTGATCAGCACCAGTGCCGGCACATGGCGTTACTTAATTGGAGATACTATTCGTTTTACAGATAAAGAAAAACACGAGATTGTTATCACCGGCAGAACCAAACACTTCCTGAGTCTGGTAGGTGAACACCTGAGCGTTGATAATATGAACAAAGCCATACAGGTGGTGAGTGAAGACATGAACATTTCTATTCCTGAATATACAGTGGTGGGTGAGCCGCATGGCAATTTCTTTGCGCATCATTGGTATGTAGCCTGCGATGATCGTGTGAACACCGAAGAGTTACGTGTTGCTATTGATAATGCATTGAAAGAAATTAATGATGACTATGCAGTTGAACGTGGCAGTGCATTGAAAGACGTGTTCCTGGATATTATGCCTGAGTCAACGTTCATGGAGTTTATGAAGCTGAAGGGAAAGATCGGTGCTCAGCATAAATTTCCCCGTGTGCTGAAAGGTAAAATGCTGGCCGATTGGCAACAGTTTTTAACAACCGGTAAGTTGTAA